In the genome of Bradyrhizobium sp. CIAT3101, one region contains:
- a CDS encoding acyl-CoA dehydrogenase family protein yields the protein MSFDLDTSNPHFAKAVDLREIFARDAAERDRAGGKPVEQLAQLKASGLLNLLIPQEFGGFGERWSTAYKIVREFAKVDGALGHLYGYHFGSQHAAHLRGTTEQAADIFRRSAAGNWFWGNTANSFSKSLFGRRDGEGFILDGYRPFTSGSHIADYLQVAWEDHETNARSFAAIPASRDGIHVENDWDGFGQRQTGSGRVSYKGVRVHRGEVLEYQPDGGRPYQTITPFLRQSTLLNVFIGSAQGALITARDYTRDKSRPWIHSDVDQHTDDPWIKRVYGEFYTRVKAATLLADEAAAALDWVWSRGRDLTAQERGEASVVIAGANVHAGEVALDVTSRIFEVMGARSATIANGYDRFWRNVRIHTLHNPAEYKTRNVGSWFLTGAHPAPSAFQ from the coding sequence ATGAGCTTCGATCTCGACACGTCAAACCCACACTTCGCGAAGGCCGTGGACCTGCGCGAGATTTTTGCCCGGGATGCAGCGGAACGCGACCGCGCCGGTGGAAAGCCGGTCGAGCAACTGGCGCAGCTCAAGGCGAGCGGGTTGCTCAATCTCCTGATCCCGCAGGAATTCGGCGGCTTCGGCGAGCGCTGGTCGACCGCGTACAAGATCGTCCGCGAATTCGCCAAGGTGGATGGCGCGCTCGGTCACCTCTACGGCTATCATTTCGGCTCCCAACATGCCGCGCATCTACGCGGAACGACCGAACAGGCCGCGGACATCTTCCGGCGATCGGCCGCCGGCAATTGGTTCTGGGGCAACACCGCCAACAGCTTCTCCAAGAGCCTATTCGGCCGCAGGGATGGCGAGGGCTTCATTCTCGACGGCTATCGTCCCTTCACATCCGGATCGCACATTGCCGACTATCTCCAGGTCGCGTGGGAGGATCACGAGACCAATGCCCGCAGCTTCGCCGCCATTCCGGCGAGCCGCGACGGCATCCATGTCGAGAACGACTGGGACGGATTCGGGCAGCGGCAGACCGGAAGCGGCCGGGTGAGCTACAAGGGCGTGCGCGTCCATCGCGGCGAAGTGCTTGAGTATCAGCCGGATGGCGGCCGTCCCTACCAGACCATCACACCCTTCCTGCGGCAATCCACCCTACTCAATGTCTTCATCGGCAGCGCGCAAGGCGCACTGATCACCGCCCGCGACTACACCCGCGACAAGTCCCGTCCGTGGATCCATTCCGACGTCGACCAGCATACCGACGACCCCTGGATCAAACGGGTCTATGGCGAGTTCTATACGCGCGTGAAAGCCGCGACGCTGCTGGCGGATGAAGCCGCCGCAGCACTTGACTGGGTGTGGTCACGCGGACGCGACCTGACGGCACAGGAGCGCGGCGAAGCTTCCGTGGTGATCGCGGGCGCCAATGTTCACGCCGGCGAGGTCGCACTGGATGTCACCAGCCGCATCTTCGAGGTCATGGGGGCGCGCTCGGCCACGATTGCCAACGGCTACGATCGCTTCTGGCGTAATGTGCGTATCCACACCCTGCACAATCCGGCCGAATACAAGACGCGCAACGTCGGGAGCTGGTTTCTCACCGGCGCTCATCCCGCCCCTTCCGCGTTCCAATAA